The Rhodoflexus caldus genome has a window encoding:
- the rplE gene encoding 50S ribosomal protein L5, with the protein MAKPRLKEKYLKEVAPALKEKFAYKSVMQVPKLTKICINKGIGQAVADKKLVEIGVEELTAISGQKAVPTKSRKAISNFKLRENMPIGARVTLRGDRMYEFLDRLATVALPRVRDFRGISDSGFDGRGNYTLGVKEQIIFPEISIDKVNKISGMDITFVTTAQTDEESRALLAALGMPFKNQK; encoded by the coding sequence ATGGCTAAACCGAGATTAAAAGAGAAATACCTCAAAGAGGTAGCTCCTGCCCTGAAAGAAAAATTTGCATACAAGTCAGTAATGCAAGTGCCTAAGCTAACCAAAATTTGTATCAACAAAGGTATTGGTCAGGCTGTAGCAGACAAAAAGCTGGTAGAAATCGGCGTGGAAGAACTTACGGCTATCTCCGGTCAGAAAGCCGTACCTACCAAATCCCGCAAAGCGATTTCAAACTTCAAACTACGTGAGAATATGCCTATCGGCGCTCGCGTAACTCTGCGCGGGGATCGTATGTACGAATTCCTGGATCGTTTGGCAACAGTAGCGCTTCCTCGTGTTCGCGACTTCCGTGGTATCAGCGACAGTGGTTTCGATGGCCGCGGCAACTACACCTTGGGTGTAAAAGAGCAAATCATCTTCCCTGAAATCAGTATTGACAAAGTAAACAAAATCTCCGGCATGGATATCACCTTTGTTACTACTGCTCAAACTGACGAAGAAAGCCGCGCTCTGTTAGCAGCACTTGGTATGCCATTTAAAAATCAAAAATAA
- the rpsQ gene encoding 30S ribosomal protein S17 produces the protein MEERNLRKTRVGVVVSNKMDKSIVVSVERKVKHPAYGKFMKKTTKFVAHDERNECLEGDTVKIMETRPLSKLKRWRLVEIIERAK, from the coding sequence ATGGAAGAAAGAAATCTGAGAAAAACCCGCGTGGGGGTCGTAGTAAGCAATAAAATGGACAAATCCATTGTCGTTTCGGTAGAACGCAAAGTAAAGCACCCTGCCTACGGCAAGTTCATGAAGAAAACGACCAAATTCGTTGCTCACGATGAGCGCAACGAGTGTTTAGAAGGGGATACCGTAAAAATTATGGAAACCCGCCCGCTCAGCAAATTGAAACGCTGGCGTTTAGTTGAAATTATTGAAAGAGCGAAGTAA
- the rpsH gene encoding 30S ribosomal protein S8: protein MTDPIADYLTRLRNAIRANHRVVEIPASKLKKEITKLLYNKGYIQSYKFEEQGPQGVIKIALKYHPVTKQPAIVHLERVSKPGLRKYTKSNALPRVLNGLGIAVISTSKGLITDKEAKELNVGGEVICYVY, encoded by the coding sequence ATGACTGATCCAATAGCCGACTATCTGACAAGATTGAGAAACGCCATCCGTGCAAATCATCGGGTGGTTGAAATACCTGCCTCAAAACTGAAGAAAGAAATTACCAAGTTGTTGTACAACAAAGGTTATATCCAAAGCTACAAGTTTGAGGAGCAAGGTCCGCAAGGTGTGATTAAAATCGCCCTGAAATATCACCCTGTAACCAAACAACCGGCAATCGTGCACTTAGAGCGTGTAAGCAAGCCGGGTTTGCGTAAATATACTAAGTCAAATGCACTGCCTCGTGTACTCAACGGGCTTGGTATTGCTGTCATTTCAACTTCTAAAGGTCTGATTACAGATAAAGAAGCGAAAGAACTGAATGTGGGTGGTGAAGTAATTTGTTACGTGTACTAA
- the rplN gene encoding 50S ribosomal protein L14 — protein sequence MIQQESRLNVADNSGAKEVLVIRVLGGTRKRYASVGDKVVVTVKSALSSSNMKKGTVAKAVIVRTKKEIRRKDGSYIRFDDNAVVLLNNQDEPRGTRIFGPVARELREKQFMKIVSLAPEVL from the coding sequence ATGATACAACAAGAGTCAAGGCTCAATGTAGCTGATAATAGCGGTGCTAAAGAAGTTTTGGTAATCCGAGTTTTGGGCGGCACCCGCAAACGTTACGCGAGCGTAGGAGACAAGGTCGTTGTTACTGTTAAGTCTGCCCTCTCTTCAAGCAACATGAAGAAAGGCACAGTAGCCAAAGCAGTAATTGTACGCACCAAAAAAGAAATCCGCCGCAAAGACGGTTCATATATCCGTTTTGATGACAACGCGGTTGTTTTGTTGAATAACCAAGACGAACCCCGCGGAACCCGTATTTTCGGGCCTGTTGCACGTGAACTGCGCGAGAAACAATTTATGAAAATCGTTTCATTAGCGCCTGAAGTACTCTAA
- the rpsN gene encoding 30S ribosomal protein S14 has translation MAKESVKARERKRARLVAKYAKKREELKKAGDWEALDKLPRNSSKVRLHNRCKITGRPRGYMRKFGISRVLFRDMASDGRIPGVTKASW, from the coding sequence ATGGCAAAAGAATCCGTAAAGGCACGCGAAAGAAAAAGAGCCCGTTTGGTGGCTAAATATGCCAAGAAGAGAGAAGAACTCAAAAAAGCAGGCGATTGGGAAGCATTAGACAAACTGCCTCGCAACTCTTCTAAGGTTCGCTTACACAACCGTTGCAAAATTACCGGAAGGCCGCGCGGTTATATGCGCAAGTTTGGCATCTCACGCGTGCTGTTCCGCGATATGGCATCTGACGGTAGAATCCCGGGTGTAACAAAGGCAAGTTGGTAA
- the rplX gene encoding 50S ribosomal protein L24 yields the protein MKKTAPKPQKFHVRRGDQVMVIAGDDKGKTGIITKMLVEKQRAIVEGLNVVKRAVKPSNENPEGGFIEKEASIHISNLMLVDPKTGKPTRIGRRKNAAGKLERYSKKSGETIKNNG from the coding sequence ATGAAGAAGACTGCCCCAAAACCTCAAAAATTCCACGTGCGTCGTGGAGATCAGGTAATGGTAATTGCCGGCGACGACAAAGGCAAAACCGGTATCATTACTAAAATGCTGGTAGAAAAACAGCGTGCGATTGTAGAAGGCTTGAACGTGGTAAAACGCGCAGTAAAACCTTCTAACGAAAATCCCGAAGGTGGATTTATAGAAAAAGAGGCCAGCATTCACATCAGCAACCTGATGCTTGTAGACCCTAAAACAGGCAAACCTACACGTATCGGCCGCCGCAAGAATGCAGCCGGCAAATTGGAAAGATATTCAAAAAAATCAGGCGAAACCATCAAGAACAATGGCTAA